A stretch of Usitatibacter palustris DNA encodes these proteins:
- a CDS encoding FG-GAP repeat domain-containing protein, giving the protein MTVRAHCGLAAGFLVSLALGAQAQTPGNDLRNWSTADLAGKMSYAGTWTAIDGARVQNRALIGPFWSVVKLGAAQREGVALGGWVYNGSFTSTLPDVIPAHAALFAQQDNGMLANASSTLLGNTLTNGAGSVLVADFNGDGMDDLVFPAHNESPFLWKSSVAWMSGPGGTLTRLPINDAVMDHDAKVVTLEGRKAILAASFGGSGNNGNGAGSNPVYTWSGTGFTVATLGGTSLNGGGGLGMSVIAGPFTGNPNETWIVTGSANAVPGIPYSISNRLLTYAFRYANGSIVQPPTTLPQPYFNDKPEYAGFVSQWDPYSKTHTSRLWTTDLNMDGLPDILAGQELWSASGGLAKSVFQVLINRGNMNFEDMTDALAPEYSKDSIVSYSVRFVDLDGSGIETMLHSATPSFSSTTDAAKQGQYILVNDGTGRLYAAMHDEFRAMGIKVNQYLRGQQPLGIGPDITPQFIAYRNAAGEINFLAVQKLFNPNAPDPYAMVSIATRINLTTDFKRDLTIPTRNGSKRIRTFAGNDTIHRVVSDPSAAIDGGLGNNTAVYPGPRANWTIAKSNGVVTIRPTSGTGGTDTLTRIQTARFDDTTVNLDTFVGESAANYSALWWNAAEPGWGLNVAHQDSTVFALLYTYAPDTRDMWLVASDMRQQPNGSFTGTLYRTTGPAFNTQPWGAFTPTAVGTMTLTFTSGAAGTLTYTFNGTTVTKSISRYDFASPVPTCTAGTGSRAALTNYQDLWWNPAEAGWGLNIAHQGNTLFVLLYTYMNDGRDLWLVASGLTRQSNGSYTGTLYRTTGPAFNAQPWGNAPATTVGTMTLSFTSGEAGTLTYTFNGTTVTKAISRYVFGTAVPSCR; this is encoded by the coding sequence ATGACTGTTCGCGCACACTGCGGCCTTGCCGCGGGCTTCCTCGTGTCCCTTGCGCTCGGCGCGCAGGCCCAGACCCCGGGCAACGACCTTCGCAACTGGTCCACCGCCGACCTCGCCGGCAAGATGTCCTACGCGGGAACGTGGACTGCCATCGATGGGGCACGCGTGCAGAACCGCGCGCTCATCGGCCCTTTCTGGAGCGTGGTCAAGCTCGGCGCGGCGCAGCGCGAGGGTGTCGCGCTCGGCGGCTGGGTCTACAACGGCTCTTTCACGAGCACGCTTCCCGACGTCATTCCGGCGCACGCCGCGCTGTTCGCGCAGCAGGACAACGGAATGCTCGCGAATGCTTCGAGCACGCTGCTCGGTAACACGCTCACCAACGGCGCGGGCTCCGTGCTGGTCGCGGATTTCAACGGCGACGGCATGGACGACCTCGTCTTCCCGGCGCACAACGAAAGCCCCTTCCTCTGGAAGTCGAGCGTGGCGTGGATGTCGGGGCCCGGCGGGACGCTCACGCGCCTGCCGATCAACGATGCGGTGATGGACCACGACGCGAAGGTCGTGACGCTCGAGGGCCGCAAGGCGATTCTCGCCGCGTCCTTCGGCGGCAGCGGCAACAACGGCAATGGCGCGGGTTCCAATCCCGTCTACACGTGGAGCGGCACGGGGTTCACGGTGGCGACCCTGGGCGGCACGTCGTTGAACGGCGGTGGCGGCCTGGGCATGTCGGTCATCGCCGGTCCGTTCACCGGCAACCCGAACGAGACGTGGATCGTGACGGGAAGTGCCAACGCGGTGCCCGGAATTCCCTATTCCATCTCGAACCGGCTGCTCACGTATGCGTTCCGCTACGCCAACGGATCCATCGTGCAGCCGCCCACCACGCTGCCGCAGCCCTACTTCAACGACAAGCCCGAGTACGCGGGATTCGTGAGCCAGTGGGATCCGTACTCCAAGACGCATACCTCGCGCCTGTGGACCACGGACCTCAACATGGATGGGTTGCCCGACATCCTGGCCGGGCAGGAGCTGTGGTCGGCGAGCGGTGGCCTGGCGAAATCCGTGTTCCAGGTCCTCATCAACCGCGGCAACATGAATTTCGAGGACATGACCGACGCGCTGGCGCCCGAGTACAGCAAGGACTCCATCGTCAGCTACAGCGTGCGCTTCGTGGACCTCGACGGCAGTGGCATCGAGACGATGCTCCATTCGGCCACCCCCTCGTTCTCCTCCACGACGGATGCGGCGAAGCAGGGCCAGTACATCCTGGTCAACGACGGCACCGGGCGCCTCTACGCGGCGATGCACGATGAGTTCCGCGCCATGGGAATCAAGGTGAACCAGTACTTGCGCGGCCAACAGCCCCTGGGTATCGGCCCGGACATCACGCCGCAGTTCATTGCCTATCGCAACGCGGCGGGCGAGATCAATTTCCTCGCGGTCCAGAAACTGTTCAACCCCAACGCGCCCGACCCCTACGCGATGGTGAGCATCGCCACGCGCATCAACCTCACGACCGATTTCAAGCGCGACCTCACGATCCCGACGCGCAACGGCAGCAAGCGCATTCGCACGTTCGCGGGCAACGACACGATCCATCGCGTGGTCTCGGACCCGAGTGCTGCCATCGATGGTGGCCTGGGCAACAACACGGCCGTCTATCCCGGTCCCCGCGCCAACTGGACGATCGCGAAATCGAACGGCGTCGTCACGATCCGTCCCACGTCGGGCACGGGCGGCACCGATACGCTCACGCGCATCCAGACCGCGCGCTTCGACGACACCACCGTCAACCTCGATACGTTCGTCGGCGAGAGTGCGGCCAACTACTCGGCCCTGTGGTGGAACGCCGCCGAGCCGGGCTGGGGCCTCAACGTCGCGCACCAGGATTCCACGGTCTTCGCGCTGCTCTACACGTATGCGCCGGATACGCGCGACATGTGGCTCGTCGCTTCCGACATGCGCCAGCAACCGAACGGGTCGTTCACCGGAACGCTCTATCGCACGACCGGCCCCGCGTTCAACACGCAGCCCTGGGGCGCATTCACGCCGACCGCGGTGGGGACGATGACGCTCACGTTCACCAGTGGCGCGGCGGGCACGCTCACGTACACCTTCAACGGCACCACCGTCACGAAGTCGATCTCGCGCTATGACTTCGCCTCGCCGGTGCCGACGTGCACCGCCGGTACGGGCTCGCGCGCCGCGCTCACGAACTACCAGGATCTCTGGTGGAACCCGGCCGAAGCCGGGTGGGGCCTCAACATCGCGCACCAGGGCAACACGCTCTTCGTCCTGCTCTACACGTACATGAACGACGGCCGCGACCTGTGGCTCGTCGCCTCGGGACTCACGCGGCAGTCCAACGGCTCGTACACGGGCACGCTGTATCGCACGACCGGTCCGGCGTTCAATGCGCAGCCCTGGGGCAATGCGCCGGCGACGACCGTCGGGACGATGACGCTCTCGTTCACGTCGGGCGAGGCGGGGACGCTCACGTACACGTTCAACGGGACGACCGTGACGAAGGCGATCTCACGCTACGTGTTCGGGACCGCCGTGCCTTCCTGCCGCTGA